In a genomic window of Pangasianodon hypophthalmus isolate fPanHyp1 chromosome 1, fPanHyp1.pri, whole genome shotgun sequence:
- the LOC113526849 gene encoding LOW QUALITY PROTEIN: transmembrane protein 158 (The sequence of the model RefSeq protein was modified relative to this genomic sequence to represent the inferred CDS: deleted 1 base in 1 codon): MLSRSAALVLTLSAVAGLAPRSGAWSDDKLVAAPINSTSGFLASLEVGYSKRSVAASEDDDASSRCNVSVERLPAKLVARWDGDLGLRCDVLVYTTNSHGKAFFSAAFNRAASPVFIEHVGVAGAQQEFRLCIGCGLSRFRRFGRSRPDTADSVHFCCLDFALDELKGDRSWRLNRKPIESTLVACFMTLVIIIWSVAALIWPVPIIAGFLPNGMEQRRPR, encoded by the exons ATGCTGAGCCGCTCGGCCGCTCTCGTGCTTACTCTGAGCGCCGTGGCGGGTCTCGCGCCGCGCTCGGGTGCCTGGAGCGATGACAAGCTCGTGGCAGCGCCCATCAACTCCACCAGCGGCTTTCTGGCCAGCTTGGAGGTGGGCTACTCGAAGAGATCGGTGGCAGCAAGCGAGGATGACGACGCGTCGTCCAGGTGCAACGTGAGCGTGGAGAGGCTGCCGGCCAAGCTGGTGGCACGCTGGGACGGAGACTTGGGCTTGCGCTGCGACGTGCTCGTCTACACCACCAACAGCCACGGAAAGGCGTTTTTCTCAGCCGCCTTCAACCGCGCCGCGTCC CCCGTTTTCATCGAGCACGTGGGCGTCGCAGGCGCGCAGCAGGAGTTCAGGCTGTGCATCGGATGCGGTCTCTCCCGGTTCAGGCGCTTCGGCCGATCCAGACCGGACACGGCGGACAGCGTGCACTTCTGCTGCCTTGACTTCGCCTTGGACGAACTCAAAGGGGACCGGAGCTGGAGGCTGAATCGTAAACCCATCGAGTCCACGCTCGTCGCCTGCTTCATGACTCTGGTCATAATCATATGGAGCGTGGCTGCCCTCATATGGCCGGTGCCCATCATCGCGGGCTTCCTGCCCAACGGAATGGAGCAGCGGAGACCCAGATAA
- the cdcp1a gene encoding CUB domain-containing protein 1a isoform X2 gives MGLLGDMLFLFGVFQWSVWIISVSGGPAFTINVSSNSIIHINRSTASRLKCEVCTGNSCKSSLMLSRRMDVVFSCSQPEAVFMVEIVRHIVCTTTCNGTITPEDYPSLQNFNRTFTWNVKVQGHKAFSLDFTRAGLRQIQPTEQCQDKHIYTVSTGTVKIGKFCRQGTIRSMQVLREGIVSLQVPGKQQLNAVSFGVSTGLEIISPAIINVTLPEEPSSQEFFSPNYPESFPDDDLITWAFQVPYKYYSTVRILNYTVPRCDTRDTRMEYQLYGRTMVKKLSEAQLTEHQGSFNLSLQNCHVDTHSSSTSLTLHFKVSAIRRGSEVRCSVDLKKEKHLLIHIMKKKPKSDCILKLNSLAQETATIPSGKVSYVSFIDCQEEDLLITINKTIACQQLGDCPDPGSLGVPELDKCILGVVQEVRWNLYGPQNGAVELVSSAGNLQQSLPGHTCDNTVLLTVSQNEPQGVTVGQFCPQGAIHKMQINVANITVSASPAGGKNLRQITKSFLHVSFTNSVKEHYIFTVLPKKDIPVLLATPAWPLGMKAYATVSWFVSFPAQLEAHVSFTNVSQLTCQNRPAYIKLHRERSQDKMYSWQDQNPKDVVIPESFFLNMSNCLPVKGAFSVVSQVTLHMGKSVRLSIILSVVGVVLLLMAIMLAVFCIMRKKKKQQSAPEVSVYNPNRHPFLPGLARIPQETSEEDFHIYHSIDDYLVYGHLLKDSVEMNEVGKPAVGVYRDFTGPTEQQPLTDDGGGEEPEVGVYRPFTGPQTVPDVPDILVRPGENLTCKDKQKADEEIGGGDSVRDQETVPNIQRAPKAEPEED, from the exons ATGGGGCTGTTGGGCGACATGCTGTTTCTTTTTGGAGTGTTTCAGTGGTCGGTGTGGATCATCTCAGTCTCAG gagGTCCAGCATTTACCATAAATGTTTCCAGTAATTCTATCATACATATAAATAGGAGTACGGCTTCGAGGTTAAAATGTGAAGTTTGTACTGGAAATTCATGCAAGTCCTCTCTGATGCTCAGTAGACGCATGGATGTAGTCTTCAGCTGTTCACAGCCAGAAGCTGTCTTCATGGTGGAGATTGTTAGACACATTG TATGCACCACTACGTGTAATGGTACGATCACCCCAGAGGACTACCCTTCTCTTCAAAACTTTAACCGCACCTTTACCTGGAACGTGAAAGTCCAGGGTCACAAGGCTTTCAGCTTGGACTTTACCAGAGCTGGTTTAAGGCAGATTCAACCTACAGAGCAATGTCAAGACAAACACATCTACACAGTGTCTACAGGCACAGTCAAAATTGGGAAGTTTTGCCGTCAGGGCACCATCAGAAGCATGCAGGTGCTTCGGGAAGGCATTGTGTCTTTGCAGGTTCCTGGAAAACAACAGCTGAATGCAGTGAGCTTTGGTGTATCAACAGGACTGgaaataatat CACCTGCGATTATCAACGTCACTCTGCCGGAGGAGCCGTCGTCCCAGGAATTCTTTTCACCAAACTACCCAGAGAGCTTTCCTGATGATGACCTAATCACATGGGCCTTCCAAGTTCCATACAAGTACTATTCAACAGTGCGTATACTGAACTACACCGTGCCCAGGTGTGATACGAGAGATACACGAATGGAGTACCAGCTATATGGCAGGACCATGGTGAAAAAACTGAGCGAGGCACAGCTGACTGAGCACCAGGGCTCCTTCAATCTTTCACTGCAGAACTGTCATGtagacacacactcttcctccaCCAGTCTCACCCTGCATTTCAAAGTCTCTGCCATCCGGAGAGGCAGCGAAG TGCGCTGTTCTGTGGATCTGAAGAAGGAAAAGCATCTGCTAATACAcataatgaaaaagaaacccAAATCAGATTGCATTTTGAAACTGAATTCACTGGCTCAGGAGACAGCCACCATCCCTTCAGGAAAGGTCTCCTATGTATCTTTCATTGACTGCCAAGAGGAGGACCTGCTCATCACTATAAACAAAACTATAG CATGTCAGCAGCTGGGAGACTGCCCAGATCCTGGATCTCTAGGGGTGCCTGAACTAGATAAATGCATCCTGGGAGTTGTGCAAGAGGTCCGATGGAACCTGTATGGCCCACAGAATGGCGCAGTGGAGCTGGTGTCTTCAGCGGGCAACCTGCAGCAGTCTCTGCCTGGTCACACATGCGACAACACTGTTCTTCTTACGGTGTCACAAAACGAGCCCCAAGGCGTCACTGTCGGGCAGTTTTGTCCTCAGGGAGCGATTCACAAAATGCAAATCAATGTTGCAAACATTACAGTGAGCGCGTCTCCCGCAGGTGGCAAGAATTTAAGGCAGATCACCAAATCCTTCTTACACGTTTCATTTACTAATTCTGTAAAAG AGCACTACATTTTCACTGTCTTGCCAAAGAAGGATATACCAGTTCTCTTAGCAACTCCAGCATGGCCGTTGGGAATGAAGGCATATGCCACTGTCTCCTGGTTCGTCTCATTTCCTGCACAGCTTGAGGCTCATGTGAGCTTTACCAATGTTAGCCAGCTCACATGTCAGAATCGACCAGCTTACATTAAATTGCACAGGGAGCGATCACAAGACAAGATGTACAGCTGGCAAGATCAAAATCCTAAGGATGTGGTGATACCAGAATCTTTCTTCCTGAACATGTCAAACTGCTTGCCAGTGAAAGGAGCCTTCAGCGTGGTCAGCCAGGTCACCTTGCACATGGGCAAAA GTGTGCGTTTGAGCATCATCCTGAGTGTTGTGGGTGTTGTTTTGCTGCTGATGGCAATCATGTTAGCTGTGTTCTGTATTATGAG gaaaaagaagaagcagcagaGTGCTCCTGAGGTCTCAGTCTACAATCCCAATAGGCATCCCTTCCTGCCAGGCCTTGCCAGGATTCCCCAGGAAACATCAGAAGAAGattttcatatttatcataGTATAGATGACTACCTGGTATATGGGCATCTTCTTAAAGACTCTGTAGAAATGAATGAGGTTGGAAAGCCAGCTGTGGGTGTGTACCGGGATTTCACTGGACCCACAGAACAGCAGCCATTAACAGATGATGGAGGAGGTGAGGAGCCAGAAGTAGGGGTCTACAGGCCGTTCACAGGGCCTCAGACCGTACCAGATGTGCCTGATATACTTGTAAGGCCAGGAGAAAATCTGACATGTAAAGACAAGCAGAAAGCTGATGAGGAAATCGGTGGAGGTGACTCTGTTCGGGATCAGGAAACTGTGCCAAACATACAGAGAGCACCGAAAGCAGAGCCAGAGGAGGATTAA
- the cdcp1a gene encoding CUB domain-containing protein 1a isoform X1 has translation MGLLGDMLFLFGVFQWSVWIISVSGGPAFTINVSSNSIIHINRSTASRLKCEVCTGNSCKSSLMLSRRMDVVFSCSQPEAVFMVEIVRHIVCTTTCNGTITPEDYPSLQNFNRTFTWNVKVQGHKAFSLDFTRAGLRQIQPTEQCQDKHIYTVSTGTVKIGKFCRQGTIRSMQVLREGIVSLQVPGKQQLNAVSFGVSTGLEIISPAIINVTLPEEPSSQEFFSPNYPESFPDDDLITWAFQVPYKYYSTVRILNYTVPRCDTRDTRMEYQLYGRTMVKKLSEAQLTEHQGSFNLSLQNCHVDTHSSSTSLTLHFKVSAIRRGSEVRCSVDLKKEKHLLIHIMKKKPKSDCILKLNSLAQETATIPSGKVSYVSFIDCQEEDLLITINKTIACQQLGDCPDPGSLGVPELDKCILGVVQEVRWNLYGPQNGAVELVSSAGNLQQSLPGHTCDNTVLLTVSQNEPQGVTVGQFCPQGAIHKMQINVANITVSASPAGGKNLRQITKSFLHVSFTNSVKEHYIFTVLPKKDIPVLLATPAWPLGMKAYATVSWFVSFPAQLEAHVSFTNVSQLTCQNRPAYIKLHRERSQDKMYSWQDQNPKDVVIPESFFLNMSNCLPVKGAFSVVSQVTLHMGKSVRLSIILSVVGVVLLLMAIMLAVFCIMSRKKKKQQSAPEVSVYNPNRHPFLPGLARIPQETSEEDFHIYHSIDDYLVYGHLLKDSVEMNEVGKPAVGVYRDFTGPTEQQPLTDDGGGEEPEVGVYRPFTGPQTVPDVPDILVRPGENLTCKDKQKADEEIGGGDSVRDQETVPNIQRAPKAEPEED, from the exons ATGGGGCTGTTGGGCGACATGCTGTTTCTTTTTGGAGTGTTTCAGTGGTCGGTGTGGATCATCTCAGTCTCAG gagGTCCAGCATTTACCATAAATGTTTCCAGTAATTCTATCATACATATAAATAGGAGTACGGCTTCGAGGTTAAAATGTGAAGTTTGTACTGGAAATTCATGCAAGTCCTCTCTGATGCTCAGTAGACGCATGGATGTAGTCTTCAGCTGTTCACAGCCAGAAGCTGTCTTCATGGTGGAGATTGTTAGACACATTG TATGCACCACTACGTGTAATGGTACGATCACCCCAGAGGACTACCCTTCTCTTCAAAACTTTAACCGCACCTTTACCTGGAACGTGAAAGTCCAGGGTCACAAGGCTTTCAGCTTGGACTTTACCAGAGCTGGTTTAAGGCAGATTCAACCTACAGAGCAATGTCAAGACAAACACATCTACACAGTGTCTACAGGCACAGTCAAAATTGGGAAGTTTTGCCGTCAGGGCACCATCAGAAGCATGCAGGTGCTTCGGGAAGGCATTGTGTCTTTGCAGGTTCCTGGAAAACAACAGCTGAATGCAGTGAGCTTTGGTGTATCAACAGGACTGgaaataatat CACCTGCGATTATCAACGTCACTCTGCCGGAGGAGCCGTCGTCCCAGGAATTCTTTTCACCAAACTACCCAGAGAGCTTTCCTGATGATGACCTAATCACATGGGCCTTCCAAGTTCCATACAAGTACTATTCAACAGTGCGTATACTGAACTACACCGTGCCCAGGTGTGATACGAGAGATACACGAATGGAGTACCAGCTATATGGCAGGACCATGGTGAAAAAACTGAGCGAGGCACAGCTGACTGAGCACCAGGGCTCCTTCAATCTTTCACTGCAGAACTGTCATGtagacacacactcttcctccaCCAGTCTCACCCTGCATTTCAAAGTCTCTGCCATCCGGAGAGGCAGCGAAG TGCGCTGTTCTGTGGATCTGAAGAAGGAAAAGCATCTGCTAATACAcataatgaaaaagaaacccAAATCAGATTGCATTTTGAAACTGAATTCACTGGCTCAGGAGACAGCCACCATCCCTTCAGGAAAGGTCTCCTATGTATCTTTCATTGACTGCCAAGAGGAGGACCTGCTCATCACTATAAACAAAACTATAG CATGTCAGCAGCTGGGAGACTGCCCAGATCCTGGATCTCTAGGGGTGCCTGAACTAGATAAATGCATCCTGGGAGTTGTGCAAGAGGTCCGATGGAACCTGTATGGCCCACAGAATGGCGCAGTGGAGCTGGTGTCTTCAGCGGGCAACCTGCAGCAGTCTCTGCCTGGTCACACATGCGACAACACTGTTCTTCTTACGGTGTCACAAAACGAGCCCCAAGGCGTCACTGTCGGGCAGTTTTGTCCTCAGGGAGCGATTCACAAAATGCAAATCAATGTTGCAAACATTACAGTGAGCGCGTCTCCCGCAGGTGGCAAGAATTTAAGGCAGATCACCAAATCCTTCTTACACGTTTCATTTACTAATTCTGTAAAAG AGCACTACATTTTCACTGTCTTGCCAAAGAAGGATATACCAGTTCTCTTAGCAACTCCAGCATGGCCGTTGGGAATGAAGGCATATGCCACTGTCTCCTGGTTCGTCTCATTTCCTGCACAGCTTGAGGCTCATGTGAGCTTTACCAATGTTAGCCAGCTCACATGTCAGAATCGACCAGCTTACATTAAATTGCACAGGGAGCGATCACAAGACAAGATGTACAGCTGGCAAGATCAAAATCCTAAGGATGTGGTGATACCAGAATCTTTCTTCCTGAACATGTCAAACTGCTTGCCAGTGAAAGGAGCCTTCAGCGTGGTCAGCCAGGTCACCTTGCACATGGGCAAAA GTGTGCGTTTGAGCATCATCCTGAGTGTTGTGGGTGTTGTTTTGCTGCTGATGGCAATCATGTTAGCTGTGTTCTGTATTATGAG caggaaaaagaagaagcagcagaGTGCTCCTGAGGTCTCAGTCTACAATCCCAATAGGCATCCCTTCCTGCCAGGCCTTGCCAGGATTCCCCAGGAAACATCAGAAGAAGattttcatatttatcataGTATAGATGACTACCTGGTATATGGGCATCTTCTTAAAGACTCTGTAGAAATGAATGAGGTTGGAAAGCCAGCTGTGGGTGTGTACCGGGATTTCACTGGACCCACAGAACAGCAGCCATTAACAGATGATGGAGGAGGTGAGGAGCCAGAAGTAGGGGTCTACAGGCCGTTCACAGGGCCTCAGACCGTACCAGATGTGCCTGATATACTTGTAAGGCCAGGAGAAAATCTGACATGTAAAGACAAGCAGAAAGCTGATGAGGAAATCGGTGGAGGTGACTCTGTTCGGGATCAGGAAACTGTGCCAAACATACAGAGAGCACCGAAAGCAGAGCCAGAGGAGGATTAA
- the clec3ba gene encoding tetranectin, whose translation MTFTGVTLLLCIVCHAHCLLEQSTQTKNETKDVLLEPEAAHSAAIEELRKKIDEIVKELNALKEVHALQLVCLKGIKVPGKCFLASPEKKDFYAATDDCIVKGGTLSTPVTGNENYQLYVYVHETIGPRAQIWLGINDMLKEGEWVDKTGSRIRFQNWETEVTRQPVGGRSQNCAFMSVIDSGKWFDETCRAVKPFVCEFNIV comes from the exons ATGACTTTCACAGGTGTCACACTGTTACTGTGCATCGTGTGTCATGCACACTGCCTGCTCGAGCAGAGCACACAGAcgaagaatgaaacaaaag ATGTGCTGCTGGAACCAGAAGCTGCTCACAGTGCTGCCATTGAAGAGCTGAGGAAAAAGATTGATGAGATTGTGAAGGAGCTGAATGCCCTGAAGGAAGTCCATGCTCTGCAATTAG TTTGCCTGAAAGGCATCAAGGTTCCAGGCAAGTGTTTCCTGGCCAGCCCAGAAAAGAAGGACTTCTATGCTGCTACTGATGATTGCATCGTAAAGGGTGGTACCCTGAGCACTCCTGTTACGGGCAATGAGAATTACCAGCTGTATGTCTACGTGCATGAGACCATTGGACCCAGGGCACAAATTTGGCTGGGCATCAATGACATGCTGAAAGAAGGCGAGTGGGTTGATAAAACAGGCTCCAGGATACGTTTCCAAAACTGGGAGACAGAGGTCACCCGTCAGCCTGTTGGTGGCCGCAGCCAGAATTGTGCCTTTATGTCTGTCATAGACAGCGGGAAGTGGTTCGATGAGACCTGCCGTGCTGTGAAGCCCTTTGTCTGTGAGTTCAATATTGTCTGA